In Fibrobacter sp., a single genomic region encodes these proteins:
- the fabG gene encoding 3-oxoacyl-ACP reductase FabG, translating into MENKKSVLITGASGGIGSAIAKAVALAGYEVVAHYNRNAAPVEQMANEIREQGGSVRLLQFNIRDREQCKAVLEKDIEENGVYYGVVTNAGVCADTAFPAMTDEYWDKVIDTNLNGFYNVLHPIVMPMCRKRRGRIVTISSVSGVIGNRGQVNYSASKAGLIGASKALATELASRGITVNSVAPGVIETEMIKDAPLDMILPAIPMKRVGKPEEVAATVVFLLSEGAAYITRQVISVNGGLA; encoded by the coding sequence ATGGAAAATAAGAAGAGTGTTTTGATTACGGGCGCAAGCGGCGGAATCGGTTCTGCCATTGCTAAGGCTGTCGCGTTGGCGGGTTACGAAGTTGTAGCTCATTATAACAGGAATGCCGCTCCGGTCGAGCAGATGGCGAACGAAATTCGTGAACAGGGCGGCTCCGTTCGCCTGTTGCAGTTCAACATCCGCGACCGCGAACAGTGCAAGGCTGTGCTCGAAAAAGATATCGAAGAAAATGGCGTGTACTATGGTGTGGTGACGAACGCGGGTGTCTGTGCCGACACGGCTTTCCCCGCCATGACCGACGAATACTGGGACAAGGTTATCGATACGAACTTGAACGGTTTTTACAATGTGCTCCACCCGATTGTCATGCCCATGTGCCGCAAGCGCAGGGGCCGCATCGTGACGATTTCGTCCGTGTCGGGTGTTATTGGCAACCGTGGCCAGGTGAACTACAGCGCGTCGAAGGCCGGTCTCATCGGTGCTTCCAAGGCGCTTGCTACCGAACTTGCAAGCCGCGGCATTACGGTGAACAGCGTCGCTCCGGGCGTCATTGAAACCGAAATGATCAAGGATGCTCCGCTCGACATGATTCTGCCCGCGATTCCCATGAAGCGCGTGGGCAAGCCCGAAGAAGTGGCTGCCACGGTGGTGTTCCTGCTTTCTGAAGGGGCCGCTTACATTACCCGTCAGGTGATTTCTGTGAATGGAGGCCTCGCCTAA
- a CDS encoding beta-ketoacyl synthase N-terminal-like domain-containing protein, which translates to MRKPLYINDFAMHCILGGDKKTVFEKLKNGTRGEFTIYDVAGVMRPAATIDPESLPPVALSKYDNRVNRLSQAVLDQMEGSIARAVKKFGADRIGIFIGSCDNGSEASLSALKCFRETGAYPEGYVLDYQSADFPARYIAERFGITGMLSVHSTACASSASAFVSARNNIYAGNCDAAIVGGVDIASRSVILGFASLEAMSDRPTNPFSANRTGLTLGDAAAFFLVTRERCEDLQAEGSAGLSVVGFGESADADHITAPRADGEGAYQAMKASLADAELDAGSIGYVNLHGTGTRLNDSMEAVAVNRLFGENTPASSTKALTGHTLGAAGALEASFCCLALENGGVLPAHLFDGCEDPKLPKVKLVKPGESVDGLKYCISNSFAFGGCNVSLIVAKE; encoded by the coding sequence TTGAGAAAGCCTCTATACATCAATGATTTTGCCATGCACTGCATTTTGGGCGGTGACAAGAAGACCGTTTTTGAAAAGTTGAAGAATGGTACCCGTGGCGAGTTTACAATCTATGATGTGGCCGGCGTGATGCGCCCCGCCGCGACAATCGATCCCGAGTCGCTTCCTCCGGTCGCCTTGTCCAAATACGACAACCGCGTGAATCGCCTGTCGCAGGCGGTGCTCGACCAGATGGAAGGTTCCATCGCCCGTGCGGTAAAAAAGTTTGGCGCGGACCGCATCGGTATTTTTATCGGTTCCTGCGACAACGGTTCCGAGGCTTCGCTCAGTGCCCTCAAGTGCTTTAGGGAAACGGGCGCGTACCCCGAAGGCTACGTGCTTGATTACCAGTCAGCCGATTTCCCTGCCCGCTATATCGCCGAACGCTTCGGCATAACCGGGATGCTTTCGGTGCATTCGACGGCGTGCGCTTCGAGCGCAAGCGCTTTCGTTTCGGCGCGCAACAACATTTATGCGGGCAACTGCGATGCCGCCATTGTCGGGGGTGTCGATATCGCCTCGCGTTCGGTCATTTTGGGTTTCGCCTCGCTCGAGGCCATGTCCGACAGGCCCACGAATCCCTTCAGCGCGAACCGCACCGGCCTCACGCTCGGCGATGCCGCTGCGTTCTTCCTGGTGACGCGCGAACGTTGCGAAGACCTGCAGGCCGAAGGTTCTGCCGGGCTTTCTGTGGTGGGTTTCGGTGAAAGTGCGGATGCCGACCACATTACCGCTCCCCGCGCCGATGGCGAAGGTGCCTACCAGGCCATGAAGGCATCCCTTGCCGATGCGGAACTCGACGCCGGTTCTATCGGGTATGTTAATTTACATGGAACGGGTACTCGCCTGAACGATTCCATGGAGGCTGTCGCCGTCAATCGCCTTTTCGGCGAGAATACTCCGGCAAGTTCCACGAAGGCGCTCACGGGGCACACGCTCGGTGCGGCAGGCGCGCTCGAGGCTTCGTTCTGCTGCCTTGCGCTCGAGAACGGGGGAGTCCTTCCGGCGCACCTCTTCGATGGCTGCGAAGACCCGAAACTCCCGAAGGTGAAGCTCGTGAAGCCGGGCGAATCGGTGGATGGGCTTAAGTACTGTATCAGCAACTCCTTTGCTTTTGGCGGTTGCAATGTCTCTTTAATTGTTGCTAAGGAATAG
- a CDS encoding thioester dehydrase, translating to MDTPEFKTRSEVGELVPHAGKMLLLDRVIRHDLNEVSIETEVDINESCMFYRDDRQGVPSYVAFEYMAQSISALSGVYGRTLGQKPREGFIMSVSNCKLLVPVFKAGDVVRIRVKQTMRVDMAVTFDGAVYVGDTLAVSASLCTVEVDDPMSILKMN from the coding sequence ATGGATACTCCCGAATTCAAGACGAGAAGCGAGGTCGGTGAACTTGTCCCCCATGCGGGCAAGATGCTTTTGCTCGACCGCGTCATTCGCCACGACTTAAATGAAGTCTCCATCGAAACGGAGGTGGACATCAACGAGAGTTGCATGTTCTACAGGGACGATAGGCAGGGAGTGCCTTCGTATGTCGCTTTTGAATACATGGCCCAGAGCATATCTGCGCTTTCTGGCGTTTACGGTCGTACCCTCGGGCAAAAACCGAGGGAAGGCTTTATCATGAGCGTGTCGAATTGCAAACTGCTCGTGCCCGTGTTCAAGGCGGGCGATGTCGTGAGGATCCGCGTCAAGCAGACGATGCGCGTCGACATGGCCGTGACGTTTGACGGCGCGGTCTATGTGGGCGACACGCTCGCGGTTTCGGCTTCGCTCTGTACGGTCGAAGTCGATGATCCCATGTCGATCCTGAAGATGAACTGA